From a single Dendropsophus ebraccatus isolate aDenEbr1 chromosome 8, aDenEbr1.pat, whole genome shotgun sequence genomic region:
- the GPX7 gene encoding glutathione peroxidase 7 isoform X1 → MSSPVLLLLLLLHLLAPSLQKSRDFYTFKVVNIRGKLVSLEKYRGSVTLVVNVASQCGYTDGHYKALQKLQRDLGPYHFNVLGFPCNQFGHQEPNSEKEIDSFVKKNYNVSFPMFSKIAVTGTGANAAFKYLTESFGKEPDWNFWKFLVGPDGKVVNAWGPGVSVEEVKPHVMDMVRKLILKKKEEL, encoded by the exons ATGTCCTCCcccgtgctgctgctgctgctgctgctgcacctcTTGGCTCCCTCCCTGCAGAAGAGCCGGGACTTCTACACCTTCAAGGTGGTGAATATCAGGGGCAAACTGGTGTCTCTGGAGAAGTACCGGGGGTCG GTGACATTGGTTGTGAATGTGGCCAGTCAATGTGGCTATACCGATGGCCACTACAAGGCGTTACAGAAGCTGCAGCGGGACCTGGGCCCTTACCACTTCAACGTCTTGGGTTTCCCTTGTAACCAGTTTGGACATCAGGAACCAAACAGCGAAAAGGAGATCGATTCTTTTGTCAAAAAGAATTACAACGTTTCCTTCCCCATGTTCAGCAAGATAGCGGTGACCGGGACCGGAGCCAACGCTGCCTTCAAATATCTGACAG AATCCTTTGGCAAAGAGCCGGATTGGAACTTCTGGAAGTTTCTTGTGGGTCCGGATGGAAAAGTGGTGAATGCCTGGGGTCCCGGCGTCTCTGTGGAGGAGGTGAAGCCTCATGTTATGGACATGGTGCGGAAACTGATcctgaagaagaaagaagaactgTGA
- the GPX7 gene encoding glutathione peroxidase 7 isoform X2, translating to MYGFHTESLPAPCVTLVVNVASQCGYTDGHYKALQKLQRDLGPYHFNVLGFPCNQFGHQEPNSEKEIDSFVKKNYNVSFPMFSKIAVTGTGANAAFKYLTESFGKEPDWNFWKFLVGPDGKVVNAWGPGVSVEEVKPHVMDMVRKLILKKKEEL from the exons ATGTACGGGTTCCATACAGAGTCTCTACCAGCGCCTTGT GTGACATTGGTTGTGAATGTGGCCAGTCAATGTGGCTATACCGATGGCCACTACAAGGCGTTACAGAAGCTGCAGCGGGACCTGGGCCCTTACCACTTCAACGTCTTGGGTTTCCCTTGTAACCAGTTTGGACATCAGGAACCAAACAGCGAAAAGGAGATCGATTCTTTTGTCAAAAAGAATTACAACGTTTCCTTCCCCATGTTCAGCAAGATAGCGGTGACCGGGACCGGAGCCAACGCTGCCTTCAAATATCTGACAG AATCCTTTGGCAAAGAGCCGGATTGGAACTTCTGGAAGTTTCTTGTGGGTCCGGATGGAAAAGTGGTGAATGCCTGGGGTCCCGGCGTCTCTGTGGAGGAGGTGAAGCCTCATGTTATGGACATGGTGCGGAAACTGATcctgaagaagaaagaagaactgTGA